The nucleotide window CTCCTGGGCTGGCCGGTGGTGGCCGGGGCGGCGCGCGTGATTGCCACCAGCGAACTGGAGCGGGAGGAGCTCGTGGCCGACGGTGTGCCGGCGGCCAAGGTCGTGGTGCGGCGCAACGGCGTGGAACCTCCTGGTCCCGAGGAGGCCCCGTCGCCGGGGGCCTTCCGCCGGGACGCCGGGGTCGGGCAGGATCAGCCGCTCGTGCTGTACCTGGGGCGGATCTCGAAGAAAAAGGGGCTCGACCTGCTTTTGGAGGCGTTCAGTGCGGTGCCAGCGCCGGCAGCTCTGGCCATCGTGGGCCCCGACGACGGCGACGGGTGCCTCCAGGAGCTCGAGCGGCAGCGTGACCGGCTGGGGCTGAACGGTCGCGTGCGGATCATGGGTCCCCGGTTCGGCGCCGACAAATGGGCAGCCCTGGCCGACGCCGACGTGGTCGTGCTGCCGTCGCGCAGCGAGAACTTCGGCAACACGGCGGCGGAGGCGGTGGCCTGCGGCGTGCCGGTGGTCGTCACCGACCGGTGCGGCATCGCCCCGCTGGTCGCCGACCGGGCCGGGCTCGTCGTGCCCTGCCATGTGGATGCGATTCGCTACGGGCTCTCCCGGCTGCTCGAAGACCCCGACCTGCGGGAGCGGCTGCGCGCCGGGGCCCTCGAGGTACGCCGCGATCTCTCCTGGGACGAGCCTGTGGCCCAGCAGGAGCAGATCTACCTGGAAGT belongs to Armatimonadota bacterium and includes:
- a CDS encoding glycosyltransferase, whose amino-acid sequence is LGPVVAAFCRRWRVPYVLEPLGMFRPIVRNIGPKRAYRRLLGWPVVAGAARVIATSELEREELVADGVPAAKVVVRRNGVEPPGPEEAPSPGAFRRDAGVGQDQPLVLYLGRISKKKGLDLLLEAFSAVPAPAALAIVGPDDGDGCLQELERQRDRLGLNGRVRIMGPRFGADKWAALADADVVVLPSRSENFGNTAAEAVACGVPVVVTDRCGIAPLVADRAGLVVPCHVDAIRYGLSRLLEDPDLRERLRAGALEVRRDLSWDEPVAQQEQIYLEVLREHSHRSTAFVPEEGHSRGL